The proteins below come from a single Iocasia fonsfrigidae genomic window:
- the mgtE gene encoding magnesium transporter, whose product MEEKIKDYLPTGYNNLENFFDEAYPADIADFLMLLDSDEKEYILKNKANISLIINIISYLDYENQNIVAKLMNEEKLSTILSRIYVDDAVDFLGSMPVGKVKKILNLMKEQKASELQSLLGYDYESAGGLMTTEYLAFYNDMTADMVLQKLRKISPGAEMIYYIYVISRKKELLGVLSVRQLLAAQPDENLKDLMTENVIKVGINLDQEEVAHVFAKYDLLAVPVVNKRNQLMGIITVDDAIDVIEDEATEDIYKMAATGDIHGGLLAAVKKRIPWLLILLVGDLLSGSVIKNFEESLQVVVALAFFIPVLMDMGGNVGTQSLTVVVRGLATGELHFANFWRHLWQEVKVGFVMAVILGSMLSLIAFFWQGNPLLGLIVGGSMFMTLLTAVTAGTSIPFIMEAFGADPAVAAGPFITTLIDISGLFIYFTMATILMEKLI is encoded by the coding sequence ATGGAAGAGAAAATAAAGGACTATTTACCTACTGGTTATAATAACCTGGAAAATTTTTTTGATGAAGCCTATCCGGCAGATATTGCTGATTTTTTAATGTTACTTGATAGTGATGAAAAGGAATACATCTTAAAAAATAAGGCTAATATTTCATTAATTATTAATATTATAAGTTATCTTGATTATGAGAACCAGAATATTGTCGCTAAATTGATGAATGAAGAAAAGCTCTCCACTATATTATCCAGGATATATGTTGATGATGCTGTAGATTTTTTGGGGTCTATGCCTGTAGGAAAAGTAAAAAAGATCCTAAATTTAATGAAGGAGCAAAAGGCATCAGAATTACAGTCTCTGCTTGGTTATGATTATGAAAGTGCTGGTGGGTTAATGACCACTGAGTACTTGGCTTTTTATAATGACATGACTGCGGATATGGTCTTACAAAAGTTAAGGAAAATTAGTCCTGGTGCTGAGATGATTTATTATATTTATGTTATCTCAAGAAAAAAGGAATTGCTGGGGGTTTTATCAGTCAGACAGTTGTTGGCTGCCCAGCCTGATGAAAACTTAAAAGACCTAATGACAGAGAATGTAATTAAGGTTGGAATAAATCTTGATCAGGAAGAAGTAGCACATGTTTTTGCAAAATATGACCTGTTGGCTGTGCCAGTTGTAAATAAAAGGAACCAGTTAATGGGTATAATAACTGTAGATGATGCGATAGATGTTATTGAAGATGAAGCAACTGAGGATATTTATAAAATGGCAGCTACCGGGGATATTCACGGTGGACTACTGGCAGCAGTGAAAAAACGAATACCCTGGTTGTTAATCTTATTAGTAGGGGACCTTTTATCTGGTTCTGTAATTAAAAACTTTGAAGAATCCTTACAGGTGGTTGTTGCACTGGCTTTTTTCATACCTGTCTTGATGGATATGGGAGGGAATGTAGGAACACAATCTTTGACTGTTGTGGTAAGGGGACTGGCTACCGGAGAATTACATTTTGCGAATTTCTGGCGCCATCTCTGGCAGGAAGTGAAAGTGGGATTTGTTATGGCTGTAATCCTGGGTTCAATGTTATCACTTATTGCTTTTTTCTGGCAGGGAAATCCCTTGCTTGGTCTAATTGTAGGGGGTTCTATGTTTATGACTCTCTTAACAGCAGTAACAGCTGGTACATCTATACCATTTATCATGGAGGCCTTTGGGGCAGATCCGGCAGTTGCTGCAGGACCGTTTATTACAACATTGATAGATATATCTGGTTTATTTATTTATTTTACAATGGCAACTATACTAATGGAAAAATTAATATAA
- the deoC gene encoding deoxyribose-phosphate aldolase, protein MAIKPRDMAKMIDHTLLKPTATVEDIKNLCEEAEEYEFASVCVNPIFVPLANKLLTDSSVKVATVVGFPLGANTSETKAFETRNAIKNGSQEIDMVINMGAFKSGAYDLVQADIKAVVDATKTAGVSSDIIVKVILETCYLSDDEVVQACKIAKEAGADFVKTSTGFGTAGATVEDVSLMRKTVGREIGVKASGGIKNYDLALDMLDAGANRIGASSGVAIVTGLGTAEEEKQ, encoded by the coding sequence ATGGCTATTAAACCGCGTGATATGGCAAAAATGATTGATCATACTCTATTAAAACCAACAGCCACTGTTGAAGATATAAAGAATCTATGTGAGGAGGCAGAGGAATATGAATTTGCTTCTGTCTGTGTTAACCCAATATTTGTACCACTAGCTAATAAACTATTAACTGATAGTTCGGTTAAAGTTGCAACTGTAGTTGGTTTTCCACTTGGGGCCAATACTTCTGAAACCAAGGCCTTTGAAACCAGGAATGCTATAAAAAATGGTTCCCAGGAGATTGATATGGTTATCAATATGGGGGCTTTTAAATCAGGTGCCTATGATCTGGTGCAGGCAGATATTAAGGCTGTAGTTGATGCTACCAAAACTGCTGGTGTTAGTTCAGATATTATTGTGAAGGTGATACTGGAGACATGTTATCTTAGTGATGATGAGGTTGTTCAGGCTTGTAAGATCGCCAAAGAGGCCGGGGCTGATTTTGTTAAAACATCGACTGGTTTTGGGACAGCTGGTGCTACTGTGGAGGATGTTAGTCTTATGAGAAAGACTGTTGGCAGAGAGATAGGTGTCAAGGCATCAGGGGGAATAAAGAATTATGATCTTGCCCTGGATATGTTGGATGCTGGAGCCAATAGAATTGGTGCTAGTTCTGGTGTTGCTATTGTTACTGGCTTAGGCACAGCAGAAGAAGAAAAACAATAA